Proteins encoded in a region of the Geoanaerobacter pelophilus genome:
- a CDS encoding sensor histidine kinase, whose protein sequence is MKLNTKLVIIMLTLLVIAVLTLFVMNQYSQHKLVEEIQDSSSAISEVLQKSVEDLTSETDAETSKLSEYVDEARKKGIDEINIIDNDGEIIDSSDPAKIGKQRDLKKLQKGFKPIPGAKGARGVAGTIVKPYKLVVPVIIGDQQLGFVEINLLLDNIREIQHDNFVRRLVATFLVFIFGTATIIFLARRYTDPIHRLAAGVKKVSAGDLSVTFPVESGDEIGELAVNFNEMVGKLRERESLEKRLYEAEHLSRVGQLASGIAHEIRNPLNYISLAADHLKNEIQVACDGSRSDLSDLLDKIKEEVRRANYMVLNFMNYGRPLKIRPSEVSYSELVNKALPVLADKLEEQRIKIITDIAPDLPLMWADPELMRNCLVNFITNASQAMPDGGAITLGARLDSDKNQFELTFADEGTGINPEELDKIFQPYFTTKEAGIGLGLAITERIIREHGGTIEVASEPGAWTIFTVTLPTRPVTQ, encoded by the coding sequence GTGAAACTCAATACCAAGCTGGTCATCATCATGCTTACCCTGCTGGTCATCGCCGTGCTGACATTGTTCGTCATGAACCAGTACAGTCAGCACAAGCTGGTCGAAGAGATCCAGGACAGCTCCAGCGCCATTTCCGAAGTACTGCAGAAGAGCGTCGAGGACCTGACCTCCGAGACCGATGCCGAGACCTCAAAGCTGTCGGAATACGTCGATGAAGCCCGGAAAAAAGGGATCGACGAGATCAACATCATCGACAACGACGGAGAAATCATCGACTCGTCTGACCCGGCCAAGATCGGCAAGCAACGGGACCTGAAGAAGCTGCAGAAGGGGTTCAAACCCATCCCCGGCGCCAAAGGGGCGCGAGGGGTGGCAGGGACGATTGTCAAGCCTTATAAACTAGTGGTGCCGGTGATCATCGGCGACCAGCAGCTGGGATTCGTTGAGATCAACCTGCTGCTGGACAATATCCGGGAGATTCAGCACGATAATTTCGTCCGCCGCCTGGTAGCCACTTTCCTGGTCTTTATTTTCGGTACTGCCACTATCATCTTCCTGGCCCGGCGCTACACCGACCCGATTCATCGCCTCGCCGCAGGGGTCAAGAAAGTTTCTGCCGGAGACCTGAGCGTTACCTTCCCGGTGGAAAGCGGCGACGAAATCGGCGAACTGGCGGTAAACTTCAACGAGATGGTAGGAAAGCTCAGGGAACGCGAATCTCTGGAAAAGCGGCTTTACGAGGCTGAGCACCTGTCCCGGGTCGGGCAACTGGCATCTGGGATTGCCCATGAAATCAGAAACCCACTCAATTACATCAGCCTGGCCGCCGATCACCTCAAAAACGAGATTCAAGTTGCCTGTGACGGCTCGCGTTCGGACCTTAGCGATCTGCTGGACAAGATCAAGGAAGAGGTGCGGCGCGCCAATTACATGGTACTGAATTTCATGAATTACGGCCGGCCGTTGAAAATTCGGCCAAGCGAAGTATCATATTCAGAGCTTGTCAATAAAGCGCTCCCGGTATTGGCCGATAAGCTTGAGGAACAGCGGATAAAGATCATAACCGATATTGCGCCGGACCTGCCGCTGATGTGGGCTGATCCGGAACTGATGCGTAACTGTCTGGTCAACTTCATCACCAATGCATCCCAGGCAATGCCGGACGGCGGCGCCATAACCCTTGGTGCCAGGCTTGACTCCGACAAGAACCAGTTCGAATTGACATTCGCCGATGAAGGGACCGGCATCAACCCCGAAGAGTTGGACAAGATTTTCCAGCCCTATTTTACAACCAAAGAAGCGGGTATCGGCCTTGGCTTAGCCATAACCGAACGGATCATCCGGGAACATGGCGGCACCATCGAAGTAGCCAGCGAACCAGGCGCATGGACGATCTTCACCGTGACCCTACCCACCCGGCCGGTGACCCAATAG
- a CDS encoding sigma-54-dependent transcriptional regulator, which translates to MTGSILIVDDEKGQRDILEAILNREGYQAVSVPGGREALKKLEQSEFDLILTDLKMQGLSGMELLETILAQNPDQSVIMMTAHGSVDSAVEAMEKGAFSYLEKPLDRDKLLITLRKAFEQITLQHENRLLHKKLQDTITLPQIIGDHQKIKEVYRIVNKIAPTTSTVLIYGESGTGKELVARAIHELSPRRNAPFLAINCAAIPETLIESELFGHEKGSFTGATARETGIFEAATGGTVFLDEIGEMNVSMQAKLLRAIQEREVRRVGGKVNIPVDVRIISATNKDLEAETKRGGFREDLYYRLNVIRINLPSLRERGNDIAALADFFVKKYSSASGLSIKGIAKPTLKYLMNYTWPGNVRQLESVIERGVMMAEGDLIQPEDLPGEVTQSSSPVEAIRFDLPPEGVSLEQLERELITKAMDRTGWVIAKAAPLLGMSYKTLQYRLDKFGIEKP; encoded by the coding sequence ATGACCGGCAGCATCCTTATCGTTGACGATGAAAAAGGCCAGCGCGACATCCTTGAGGCAATCCTCAACCGTGAAGGCTATCAGGCCGTATCAGTGCCCGGTGGCCGGGAAGCACTCAAAAAGCTCGAACAGAGTGAATTCGACTTGATCCTGACCGACCTGAAAATGCAGGGGCTCTCCGGCATGGAACTCCTTGAGACGATCCTTGCCCAGAATCCGGACCAGTCGGTAATAATGATGACTGCCCACGGCAGTGTCGATTCCGCGGTAGAGGCCATGGAAAAAGGGGCGTTTTCCTACCTGGAAAAGCCGCTGGACCGGGACAAGCTGCTGATTACCCTGCGCAAGGCATTTGAGCAGATTACCCTGCAGCACGAAAACAGGCTGCTGCACAAGAAACTGCAGGACACGATCACGCTGCCGCAGATAATCGGCGACCACCAGAAGATCAAAGAGGTCTACCGGATTGTCAACAAGATCGCCCCAACCACATCCACTGTCCTGATTTACGGTGAGTCGGGCACCGGCAAGGAGCTGGTTGCCCGGGCCATTCACGAGCTTTCACCCCGGCGTAACGCCCCGTTCCTCGCCATCAACTGTGCCGCTATCCCGGAAACCCTTATTGAGAGTGAACTGTTCGGCCATGAAAAAGGTTCGTTTACCGGCGCTACTGCCCGGGAAACCGGCATTTTCGAGGCTGCCACCGGCGGCACGGTCTTTCTGGACGAGATCGGCGAAATGAATGTCTCGATGCAGGCCAAACTGCTGAGGGCGATCCAGGAGCGAGAGGTCCGCCGGGTCGGCGGCAAGGTCAATATTCCCGTTGACGTCAGGATCATCTCTGCCACGAACAAGGACCTTGAAGCGGAAACCAAGCGAGGCGGGTTTCGCGAAGATCTCTATTATCGGCTCAATGTCATTCGCATAAATCTCCCTTCGCTCAGAGAGCGGGGCAACGACATCGCAGCGCTTGCCGATTTCTTTGTCAAAAAATACAGCTCAGCCTCAGGACTTTCTATAAAAGGAATAGCCAAGCCGACCTTAAAGTACCTGATGAACTACACCTGGCCGGGTAATGTCCGGCAACTGGAGTCGGTTATCGAGCGCGGAGTCATGATGGCTGAAGGAGACCTGATCCAGCCCGAGGATCTGCCGGGAGAAGTCACCCAGAGCAGTTCCCCGGTCGAGGCCATCCGTTTTGATCTCCCCCCTGAAGGGGTATCGCTGGAACAGCTTGAACGGGAACTGATCACCAAGGCAATGGACCGAACCGGCTGGGTTATTGCCAAAGCCGCTCCGCTGCTCGGCATGAGCTACAAAACACTGCAGTACCGGCTTGACAAATTCGGCATCGAAAAGCCTTAG
- a CDS encoding glycosyltransferase family 1 protein — protein MDFKTMLHRFTVIPSLTPELSRLQKIATNLWWTWEPEARELFKRIDLELWHTVRHNPVEMLGTLQQATLDSLAADEGFMSTLEQVDEKLQAYLSGTTWFEKMHGKDHQLSTAYFSMEFGFHESLPIYSGGLGILSGDHLKSASDLGIPLVGVGLLYRQGYFRQYLNIEGWQQEYYPENDFYNLPLHLERDENRVPLTVEVDLPGRKLKAHIWRVQVGRIPLYLLDTNLEENSPEDREITAQLYGGDQEMRIRQEILLGIGGVRALRLLGIIPNVCHMNEGHSAFLGLERIRLMMAKFKVSFNEALEAVRAGTVFTTHTPVEAGIDHFHPDLLEKYLGKYYRSIGMSKDEFLGLGRQNPANHHESFCMAVLALKLAAHANGVSELHGEVSRQMWKNLWPELPEEHLPLSSITNGVHAKTWLSHDMAGLLTRYLGNRWLEEPTNQGVWRRMSKIPDAELWRIHERCRERLVGFARERLKAQLAQVGATPKEIEAADEVLDPETLTIGFARRFATYKRGTLLLRDPERLARILNNSERPVQIIFAGKAHPHDTEGKELIRQIVQFSKQEPFRHKIVFIEDYDMSVARHLVQGVDVWLNTPRRPLEASGTSGMKVAFNGGLNMSILDGWWCEGYHGNNGWAIGKGEVYSDIEYQNEVEGRAIYDLLEKEVVPLFYDRGGDSMPRGWISWMKNSMMSLCPVFSTDRMVQEYADRFYTHSYSHWKKLAEDDLKLASDLSKWKANIRSIWHKIRIDGIESNGTDEVASGSKIMASARIFLGDLTLNEIAVDAYFGVLDSRGNIVGGELIPLTKAEDLGGGTYRFQGELECRFCGRHGFLVRIMPSHPELGPIYEPGLLRWG, from the coding sequence ATGGATTTCAAGACCATGCTGCACCGTTTCACCGTAATCCCGTCACTTACGCCCGAGCTCTCCCGCCTGCAGAAAATCGCCACCAACCTTTGGTGGACCTGGGAGCCCGAAGCCAGGGAGCTTTTCAAGCGAATCGACCTGGAGTTGTGGCATACCGTCCGGCATAACCCGGTGGAGATGCTTGGCACCCTGCAGCAGGCGACCCTTGACAGCCTGGCCGCCGACGAAGGGTTTATGTCAACCTTGGAGCAGGTGGACGAAAAGCTGCAGGCATACCTCTCTGGTACGACCTGGTTTGAAAAGATGCACGGCAAGGACCATCAGCTCTCTACCGCCTATTTTTCCATGGAATTCGGCTTTCACGAGTCGCTCCCCATCTATTCCGGCGGTCTCGGCATTCTCTCCGGCGATCACCTGAAATCAGCAAGCGACCTCGGCATCCCGCTGGTCGGTGTCGGGCTGTTGTACCGGCAGGGATACTTCAGGCAGTACCTCAATATCGAGGGGTGGCAGCAGGAATACTACCCGGAAAACGACTTCTACAACCTCCCTCTGCATCTGGAGCGTGACGAAAACCGGGTGCCGCTTACCGTGGAGGTCGATCTTCCCGGCCGCAAGCTGAAGGCCCACATCTGGCGGGTACAAGTCGGCAGAATACCGCTCTACCTGCTTGACACCAACCTTGAGGAAAATTCCCCCGAGGACCGGGAGATTACCGCCCAGCTCTACGGTGGCGACCAGGAGATGAGAATCCGCCAGGAGATTCTCCTCGGCATTGGTGGCGTCCGCGCGCTCAGGCTGCTCGGCATCATCCCCAACGTCTGCCATATGAATGAAGGCCATTCCGCCTTCCTGGGGCTGGAGCGAATCAGGCTGATGATGGCGAAATTCAAGGTGTCCTTTAACGAGGCACTGGAGGCAGTGCGCGCCGGGACCGTCTTTACCACGCATACTCCGGTGGAGGCCGGAATCGACCACTTCCACCCCGACCTGCTCGAAAAATACCTGGGGAAATATTACCGGAGCATCGGCATGTCCAAGGATGAGTTCCTCGGACTGGGACGGCAAAATCCGGCCAACCACCATGAATCGTTCTGCATGGCGGTGTTGGCGCTGAAACTGGCGGCGCATGCCAACGGCGTCAGCGAACTGCATGGCGAAGTGTCCCGGCAGATGTGGAAAAATCTCTGGCCCGAGCTCCCGGAAGAGCATCTGCCGCTCTCTTCCATCACCAACGGTGTTCATGCCAAAACCTGGCTTTCCCACGATATGGCCGGGCTCCTGACTAGATACCTCGGCAACCGCTGGCTGGAAGAGCCGACCAACCAAGGAGTATGGCGGAGAATGTCGAAAATTCCGGATGCCGAGTTGTGGCGGATTCATGAGCGTTGCCGGGAACGTCTGGTTGGCTTTGCCCGCGAGCGGCTGAAAGCCCAACTGGCCCAGGTAGGCGCCACGCCGAAAGAGATCGAGGCGGCGGACGAGGTGCTTGATCCCGAGACGCTGACCATCGGCTTTGCCCGTCGCTTTGCCACCTACAAAAGAGGCACCCTGCTGCTCCGCGATCCGGAGCGATTGGCGCGAATCCTCAACAACAGCGAGCGGCCGGTACAGATTATCTTTGCCGGCAAGGCGCACCCGCACGATACCGAAGGAAAGGAACTGATCCGCCAGATCGTCCAGTTCTCCAAACAGGAGCCGTTCCGGCACAAGATCGTCTTCATCGAGGATTATGACATGTCGGTGGCCCGCCACCTGGTCCAGGGGGTCGATGTCTGGCTCAACACGCCACGCCGACCGCTAGAAGCCAGCGGTACCAGCGGCATGAAAGTCGCTTTCAACGGCGGCCTCAATATGAGCATCCTCGACGGCTGGTGGTGCGAAGGGTATCACGGCAACAACGGCTGGGCCATCGGCAAGGGTGAAGTCTACAGCGATATCGAATACCAGAATGAGGTGGAAGGGCGCGCCATCTATGATCTCTTGGAGAAAGAGGTGGTGCCGCTGTTCTATGACCGCGGCGGAGACAGCATGCCACGCGGTTGGATCTCATGGATGAAAAACTCGATGATGTCCCTCTGTCCGGTGTTCAGCACCGACAGGATGGTGCAGGAATATGCCGATCGTTTCTACACCCACTCTTACAGCCATTGGAAGAAACTGGCTGAAGACGATTTAAAGCTGGCCAGCGATCTCTCGAAATGGAAGGCCAATATCCGATCTATCTGGCACAAGATAAGGATCGACGGCATTGAGTCCAATGGCACCGACGAAGTTGCCAGCGGCTCAAAAATCATGGCCTCTGCCCGGATTTTTCTCGGTGACCTGACCTTGAACGAAATCGCGGTCGATGCCTATTTTGGAGTGCTTGATTCCAGGGGCAACATTGTCGGCGGCGAACTGATCCCCCTTACCAAAGCTGAAGATCTGGGGGGCGGCACCTATCGCTTCCAGGGAGAGCTTGAATGCCGGTTCTGCGGGCGTCACGGCTTTCTGGTCAGGATCATGCCCAGCCACCCCGAACTGGGGCCAATATACGAGCCGGGACTCCTTCGCTGGGGGTAA
- a CDS encoding BamA/TamA family outer membrane protein, with the protein MKLLKFTILLLSLTLAACTSMVPRESLPFPLTNADSPKQVKVVSIPLPVIASSPNEGITGGALTAFLIHNAKDEINTLVAPQVNYNENFGVTTSLYGAFYPTPSRNWETNLSQSTKINNDYELRITDKSFLDGKLELNAFAFHLTDGSSRFFGFQSDSSKDNETNYANKETGFTLSASYNFWRHVSFFTGERLRVVSIREGAVKGVPFLKDVFNPAEVPGSDGFTAHAQRFGLSYSTLDSMIAPTFGGYARVSVEISSENLGSSANYQHYEAEAKGYIPLDNTRYITAFRLAYNQTLGSSVPFLERSILGGESTLRGYGRNRFIDSSYFLCNLEERIRLFRWEIFDVTADWELAPFIDLGAVIEKLDKANSRNFEFNPGVGFRAIVRPNIVGRVDLGFGKDGPAVFVGLGHPF; encoded by the coding sequence ATGAAACTATTAAAATTTACCATTCTCCTACTGTCATTAACGCTTGCGGCCTGCACCTCAATGGTCCCCAGGGAGAGCCTCCCCTTCCCACTTACCAATGCTGACTCGCCGAAACAGGTTAAGGTGGTGAGCATCCCGTTGCCGGTGATTGCCTCCAGTCCCAATGAAGGGATAACTGGCGGCGCACTGACCGCGTTCCTCATCCACAACGCCAAAGATGAGATCAACACCCTGGTGGCGCCGCAGGTCAACTACAATGAAAACTTCGGGGTCACGACCTCACTTTATGGGGCATTCTACCCCACCCCCTCCCGGAATTGGGAAACCAACCTCTCGCAGTCGACAAAGATCAACAACGATTATGAACTGCGGATCACTGACAAGAGTTTCTTAGATGGCAAACTTGAGCTTAATGCCTTTGCTTTTCATCTGACCGACGGTTCATCCCGCTTTTTCGGCTTCCAGTCCGACAGCAGCAAGGACAACGAAACCAACTATGCCAACAAGGAGACCGGCTTTACGCTTTCCGCCTCCTACAACTTCTGGCGACATGTCAGCTTCTTTACCGGAGAGCGCCTGCGGGTCGTCTCCATCCGTGAAGGGGCAGTAAAAGGGGTACCGTTCTTAAAGGACGTCTTCAACCCGGCCGAAGTGCCGGGCAGCGACGGCTTCACCGCCCATGCCCAGAGATTCGGGCTCAGCTACAGCACCCTGGACAGCATGATCGCTCCAACTTTCGGCGGCTACGCCAGGGTTTCGGTGGAAATCAGTTCGGAGAACCTCGGCAGCAGTGCCAATTACCAGCATTACGAGGCAGAGGCCAAGGGGTACATCCCGCTGGACAATACCCGCTACATCACTGCCTTTCGGCTTGCCTACAATCAGACCCTTGGCAGCTCGGTACCATTCCTGGAGAGGAGTATCCTCGGCGGAGAATCGACCCTGCGGGGCTACGGCCGTAACCGGTTCATCGACTCCAGCTACTTCCTGTGCAATCTTGAGGAGAGAATCCGGCTGTTCCGGTGGGAGATTTTTGACGTTACTGCGGATTGGGAACTGGCACCGTTCATTGATCTCGGCGCGGTTATCGAAAAGCTGGACAAGGCCAATTCGCGCAACTTCGAATTCAACCCCGGCGTCGGCTTCCGGGCGATTGTCCGACCGAACATCGTTGGCAGGGTGGATCTGGGGTTCGGCAAGGATGGTCCGGCGGTATTTGTCGGCCTAGGACATCCGTTCTGA